The following is a genomic window from Nitrosomonas communis.
GGTGAATGATGAATATTCTCTCCCCGTAATTCAGCACATTGTTGGTGCCATGCTCGTTCCATCATTCTGGGAAGCCGGTAAATGACTACATTCAAAAAACTACCCACTATTATTCCAATGATAGTGCTAAAAGCGATAAAAATTGCCGATGAATGCTGAAGAGAATCGGTTAATGTCATGTATTGATTATCTGATTGGTTATAAACAGCAACTAGCCAACGACTTGGCCCATTTTGAAGATAGGTAAGTACATGGCGACAACCATGCCCCCGATGAGGGTGCCAAGGACTACCATGATCACGGGTTCCATCAGGCTGGAGAGCGCTTCTACCGCATTATCTACCTCTGCTTCAAAAAAATCTGCGATTTTACTTAACATCGAATCCAGAGAACCAGATTCTTCTCCAATGGCTACCATTTGTAGAACCATGTTAGAAAAGACGTTAGTCTGCGTCATCGCATCTACTAAGCTACTCCCTGTACTTACTTCTATCTGAATTTTTTTAGTCGCATCAAAATAAATGTGGTTCCCTGCAGCACCTGCAACTGAGTCCATTGCTTCAACGAGTGGAACGCCTGCAGCAAACATGGTGGAAAGCGTGCGAGCCCAGCGTGCCACCGTCGCTTTCCTGATCACCTCTCCAAAAATAGGTAATCTCAATACAAGCCGGTCCATAATACGTTGCATAGCTGTTGAACGTTTCCATATATAAAAGAAAGCATAAAGCCCCAACCCTATTCCGCCAAATATTGCCCACCAATAATCGACAAAGAAATCCGAAAGAGCCATAATCATTAACGTCGGTGCTGGGAGATCCGCGCCAAAATTCTGGAATAATTCTTTGAAGGCAGGAATAACAAAAATCATGATGACTGCTGTAATGATAAAGGCAACTACTATAATGGATATGGGGTAAAATAGCGCGGATTTAATTTTTCCTTTGATTGCCTGAATTTTTTCCTTATAAGTCGCTAAGCGATCTAACAAATCATCAAGGATACCCGCTGCTTCTCCTGCTGCCACAAGATTACAAAACAAGGCATCAAAGTAGAGTGGATATTTTCGAAAAGCATTTGCCAGACTACTCCCTGTTTCAATATCCATTTTTATATCCATCAATAATTTACCGACTGCCTGATTACTATGCCCCTTGCCTACGATATCGAAGGCTTGTAACAGAGGAACGCCAGATTTCATCATGGTGGCAAGCTGGCGCGTAAACAAAGTAATGTCTTTATCCCTGATGGTTCCCTTTATTTTGGTTTTAGTCACTTTTGTGACGCGGATACCCTGGCGGCGTAGAGTAGAGGTAACAACGATAGCACCTGCTGCGCGCATTTCTCCTTTAACTACTTTGCCAGATCTGTCTTTACCTTCCCATGAGAAGCTCGTTTCTTT
Proteins encoded in this region:
- a CDS encoding type II secretion system F family protein, with protein sequence MSAVIGRPDKKVKETSFSWEGKDRSGKVVKGEMRAAGAIVVTSTLRRQGIRVTKVTKTKIKGTIRDKDITLFTRQLATMMKSGVPLLQAFDIVGKGHSNQAVGKLLMDIKMDIETGSSLANAFRKYPLYFDALFCNLVAAGEAAGILDDLLDRLATYKEKIQAIKGKIKSALFYPISIIVVAFIITAVIMIFVIPAFKELFQNFGADLPAPTLMIMALSDFFVDYWWAIFGGIGLGLYAFFYIWKRSTAMQRIMDRLVLRLPIFGEVIRKATVARWARTLSTMFAAGVPLVEAMDSVAGAAGNHIYFDATKKIQIEVSTGSSLVDAMTQTNVFSNMVLQMVAIGEESGSLDSMLSKIADFFEAEVDNAVEALSSLMEPVIMVVLGTLIGGMVVAMYLPIFKMGQVVG